In Archangium violaceum, the following are encoded in one genomic region:
- a CDS encoding FG-GAP repeat domain-containing protein, translated as MSPPRTAVPRGLSARSFTGLLCALSAVLVLASGCKEDGGLPDDYIPYTPPPPGNTGQNDGGPPTDGGDVVLSDGGTFGGKPACASGSCVGACADGGVECAGNCGFLAPVTYGLSGSPRGLAMGDLNGDQYEDLVTVNGTGNRVAVLLNRKNGLFQTPTLLPASGPSSVTLADVDSDQKLDIVVGNSGNETVVVYRGKGDGTFTLASSVKIGSELNDVVVGNFGGGGQSVAVLRGDVQKLSVSRFNDTLQTPVEYDAASAPSAMRADDFNQDGRLDIAITHAASCSPPEARCQSVGVLLGNGDGTFQAQRFSAVSGQPHGILSADLNFDAIKDLMVTDASGARVLVMRGNGDGTFQAPVAHATGSGPSKLALADIDRDSLPDLLVSNTGDNRVSLLPGRSNGSFGPQVLLTAYPQGVGLQGLSVTDFDKDGIRDLAVLSGSGVQMLWGICR; from the coding sequence GTGTCCCCGCCAAGAACCGCTGTTCCCCGAGGGCTGTCCGCCAGGTCCTTCACCGGCCTTCTGTGTGCGCTGAGCGCCGTGCTCGTGCTGGCCAGTGGCTGCAAGGAAGACGGGGGGCTCCCCGACGATTACATTCCCTACACTCCCCCGCCGCCGGGGAATACCGGGCAGAACGATGGGGGCCCTCCGACCGATGGCGGGGACGTGGTGCTCAGCGACGGGGGCACCTTCGGGGGCAAGCCCGCGTGTGCCTCCGGCTCGTGCGTCGGCGCCTGCGCGGATGGCGGAGTCGAGTGCGCGGGCAACTGCGGCTTCCTGGCCCCCGTGACGTACGGACTCTCCGGAAGCCCGAGGGGCCTCGCGATGGGCGACCTCAACGGTGACCAGTACGAGGACCTCGTCACGGTGAACGGCACCGGCAACAGGGTGGCCGTCCTGCTGAACCGCAAGAACGGCCTCTTCCAGACACCCACCCTGCTGCCGGCCAGTGGGCCCTCGTCCGTGACGCTCGCGGACGTCGACTCGGACCAGAAGCTGGACATCGTCGTCGGCAACAGCGGCAACGAGACGGTGGTGGTGTACCGCGGCAAGGGGGATGGCACCTTCACGCTGGCGAGCAGCGTGAAGATCGGCTCGGAGCTCAACGACGTGGTGGTCGGGAACTTCGGTGGAGGCGGCCAGAGCGTCGCCGTCCTCCGCGGGGACGTGCAGAAGCTCAGCGTGTCCAGGTTCAACGATACGCTCCAGACCCCGGTCGAATACGACGCCGCCTCGGCTCCCAGCGCGATGCGGGCCGACGACTTCAACCAGGATGGCCGGCTGGACATCGCCATCACCCACGCGGCGAGCTGCTCTCCGCCCGAGGCCCGGTGCCAGTCGGTGGGCGTGCTGCTGGGCAACGGCGATGGCACCTTCCAGGCCCAACGCTTCTCGGCCGTGAGCGGCCAGCCGCACGGCATCCTCTCGGCGGACCTCAACTTCGACGCCATCAAGGACCTGATGGTCACCGACGCGAGCGGCGCCCGGGTGCTCGTGATGCGCGGCAATGGCGATGGCACCTTCCAGGCCCCGGTCGCCCATGCCACGGGGAGCGGGCCGTCGAAGCTGGCCCTGGCGGACATCGACCGGGACTCGCTGCCGGACCTGCTGGTGTCCAACACCGGGGACAACCGGGTGAGCCTGTTGCCCGGCCGGTCGAATGGCTCCTTCGGGCCCCAGGTGTTGCTCACGGCGTACCCCCAGGGCGTGGGGCTCCAGGGGCTCTCCGTGACGGACTTCGACAAGGATGGCATCCGGGACCTGGCCGTCCTGTCCGGCTCCGGTGTGCAGATGCTCTGGGGCATCTGCCGCTAG
- a CDS encoding sigma-54-dependent transcriptional regulator, with the protein MPSEGRVLVVDDHVEMARLLADHLTDAGYTVDVATSGQEALAVVSGRVLDAVVCDLRMEQVDGFDVLAAVRKVDPLLPVLIMTAFGGVENAVEAMRRGATHYFTKPFRLDEVLLYVQRAIAERRLREENRALRQAVGDRSAYAALVGRSAPMRTLYELVERVAHSPAPVLVRGESGSGKELVAKALHFEGPRKAGPFVAVNCTAIPNALLESELFGHVKGSFTGATTPRRGLFLEADGGTLFLDEIGDMAPELQAKLLRVLEDGEVRAVGADASRKVDVRVVAATHQELETRVREGRFRQDLFYRLNVVPLHVPPLRERREDIPLLVEHFVAQSRKRNPRARLTGFTPEALAALATAPWPGNVRELENLVERLAVVTVQETVDLPTLQLHAPGVTADTHPLSRAQARLVPLRQLEGEYIAYVVAQCGGNKTKAAEILGIDVSTIHRRERERSGNGS; encoded by the coding sequence ATGCCGTCTGAGGGACGAGTGCTGGTGGTGGATGACCACGTGGAGATGGCGCGGCTGCTGGCCGACCACCTCACGGACGCGGGCTACACGGTGGACGTGGCCACCAGCGGCCAGGAGGCCCTCGCGGTGGTGAGCGGGCGCGTGCTGGACGCCGTGGTGTGCGACCTGCGCATGGAGCAGGTGGACGGCTTCGACGTGCTGGCCGCGGTCCGCAAGGTGGACCCCCTGCTGCCGGTGCTCATCATGACGGCCTTCGGCGGGGTGGAGAACGCCGTGGAGGCCATGCGGCGCGGGGCCACGCACTACTTCACCAAGCCCTTCCGGCTGGACGAGGTGTTGCTGTACGTGCAGCGCGCCATCGCCGAGCGGCGGCTGCGCGAGGAGAACCGGGCGCTGCGCCAGGCCGTGGGAGACCGCTCCGCCTACGCGGCGCTGGTGGGACGCAGCGCTCCCATGCGCACGCTGTACGAGCTCGTCGAGCGCGTGGCGCACTCGCCCGCGCCGGTGCTGGTGCGCGGCGAGAGCGGCTCGGGCAAGGAGCTGGTGGCCAAGGCGCTGCACTTCGAGGGCCCGCGCAAGGCCGGCCCCTTCGTGGCGGTGAACTGCACGGCCATCCCCAACGCGCTGTTGGAGAGCGAGCTCTTCGGCCACGTGAAGGGCAGCTTCACCGGCGCCACCACGCCCCGGCGCGGCCTCTTCCTGGAGGCGGACGGCGGCACGCTCTTCCTCGACGAGATTGGCGACATGGCCCCCGAGCTCCAGGCCAAGCTGCTGCGCGTGCTGGAGGATGGCGAGGTGCGCGCGGTGGGCGCGGATGCCTCGCGCAAGGTGGACGTGCGCGTGGTGGCGGCCACGCACCAGGAGCTCGAGACTCGCGTGCGCGAGGGCCGCTTCCGCCAGGACCTCTTCTACCGGCTCAACGTGGTGCCGCTGCACGTGCCGCCCCTGCGCGAGCGCCGCGAGGACATCCCCCTGCTGGTGGAGCACTTCGTCGCCCAGTCGCGCAAGCGCAACCCTCGCGCCCGCCTCACCGGCTTCACCCCCGAGGCGCTCGCCGCGCTCGCCACCGCGCCGTGGCCCGGCAACGTCCGCGAGCTGGAGAACCTCGTCGAGCGCCTCGCCGTGGTGACGGTGCAGGAGACGGTGGACCTGCCCACGCTTCAGCTCCACGCGCCCGGTGTGACGGCGGACACCCATCCGCTGTCACGTGCCCAGGCCCGGCTCGTGCCGTTGCGGCAGCTCGAAGGGGAGTACATCGCCTACGTGGTGGCGCAATGCGGTGGCAACAAGACGAAGGCAGCGGAAATCCTCGGCATCGACGTCTCCACCATCCACCGCCGCGAGCGCGAGCGGAGTGGAAACGGCTCGTAG
- a CDS encoding two-component system sensor histidine kinase NtrB → MNRQAVASVLLLCIALASVVVGVVYLIRRDRAALVDQFAADRKAQVEAAVREVADALDDAADDLRFAGELLSRPGSVTEHRRELLALLEVVGQYKAIVVLDSTGAQRFAIMDRRAGPAVTRGAVGTVLTETAREALTRTPGDILTSPPVAAAPGGWFRVFATAYAPSADGPGGVVAVLVDTEPFFAPLRLIATDPEARLLLIGARGVPTSVSDANLTEWHKRLATEAGNIPAFASLVRHMEAGERGSIRIPEGEAALLGLGAADAIAAYVPIRMRGGAHWAVATLTTTAELRAHERGVILRVALGASLVAFFLVVFGAYVIIASRRAVALQESRRHADRLAHLHEKTQKILDNIPTGVLALSAAGRITAVNQALRERLPPTAVGASLPEAFPNAPPAMVDRLASLVEGACSAERVLSLHGEPLPLFGEAGQYRIHAVPLERHDPEVRVLLVVEDLSNLHALESQLLRAEKLATVGILAAGIAHEIGTPLGVVRGRAEYVQGKLGAQHPQAAGMQVIIEQIDRVSRTIRQLLDFSRVQPVAVKGVALGPLLRGAQELLHGEAERRKVRVEVEVPEGLPPLSADPDQLQQVVLNLALNACDACEPGGSVRIAAHMEAPGEPGVWSGVRVTVRDDGCGIPPESLNRVFDPFFTTKKRGQGTGLGLTMVAQIVRNHGGRIELESEPGQGTCVTLWWPATPAPSEERHAV, encoded by the coding sequence ATGAACCGCCAGGCCGTCGCCTCCGTGCTCCTGCTGTGCATCGCGCTCGCGAGCGTGGTGGTGGGCGTCGTCTACCTCATCCGCCGCGACCGCGCGGCGCTGGTGGACCAGTTCGCCGCGGACCGCAAGGCCCAGGTGGAGGCGGCGGTTCGCGAGGTGGCCGATGCGCTCGACGACGCGGCCGATGACCTCCGCTTCGCCGGCGAGCTCCTCTCCCGGCCCGGCTCCGTCACCGAGCACCGGCGCGAGCTGCTCGCCCTCCTCGAGGTGGTGGGGCAGTACAAGGCCATCGTCGTGCTCGACTCCACCGGAGCCCAGCGCTTCGCCATCATGGACCGGCGCGCGGGGCCGGCCGTCACGCGCGGGGCCGTGGGCACCGTCCTGACGGAGACCGCCCGCGAGGCGCTCACCCGGACGCCCGGGGACATCCTCACCTCGCCGCCCGTGGCCGCCGCGCCCGGAGGCTGGTTCCGCGTCTTCGCCACCGCCTACGCGCCCTCCGCGGACGGGCCCGGCGGCGTGGTCGCCGTGCTGGTGGACACCGAGCCCTTCTTCGCGCCCCTGCGGCTCATCGCCACGGATCCCGAGGCGCGGCTGCTGCTCATCGGCGCGCGCGGCGTGCCCACCTCGGTGAGCGATGCCAACCTCACCGAGTGGCACAAGCGGCTGGCGACGGAGGCGGGCAACATCCCCGCCTTCGCGTCGCTCGTGCGGCACATGGAGGCGGGCGAGCGCGGCTCCATCCGCATCCCCGAGGGCGAGGCCGCCCTGCTGGGCCTGGGCGCGGCGGACGCCATCGCCGCCTACGTCCCCATCCGCATGCGTGGCGGTGCCCACTGGGCCGTGGCCACCCTCACCACCACCGCCGAGCTGCGCGCCCACGAGCGCGGCGTCATCCTCCGGGTGGCGCTCGGCGCCTCGCTGGTGGCCTTCTTCCTCGTCGTCTTCGGCGCCTACGTCATCATCGCCTCGCGCCGCGCCGTCGCGCTCCAGGAGAGCCGCCGCCACGCGGATCGGCTCGCCCACCTGCACGAGAAGACACAGAAGATTCTCGACAACATCCCCACCGGCGTCCTCGCCCTCTCCGCCGCCGGGCGCATCACCGCCGTCAACCAGGCCCTGCGCGAGCGGTTGCCTCCCACCGCCGTGGGCGCCTCGCTCCCCGAGGCCTTCCCGAACGCGCCCCCCGCCATGGTGGACCGGCTCGCCTCGCTGGTGGAGGGCGCGTGCTCCGCCGAGCGCGTCCTCAGCCTCCACGGCGAGCCGCTGCCCCTCTTCGGCGAGGCCGGCCAGTACCGCATCCACGCCGTGCCCCTGGAGCGGCACGACCCCGAAGTGCGCGTGCTGCTCGTGGTGGAGGACCTGAGCAACCTCCACGCGCTCGAGTCGCAGCTGTTGCGCGCGGAGAAGCTGGCCACGGTGGGCATCCTCGCCGCCGGCATCGCGCACGAGATTGGCACGCCGCTGGGCGTGGTGCGCGGTCGCGCCGAGTACGTCCAGGGCAAGCTGGGCGCGCAGCACCCGCAGGCCGCGGGCATGCAGGTCATCATCGAGCAGATCGACCGGGTGAGCCGCACCATCCGCCAGCTGCTGGACTTCTCGCGGGTGCAGCCGGTGGCCGTGAAGGGCGTGGCGCTCGGGCCGCTGCTGCGGGGCGCGCAGGAGCTGCTGCACGGCGAGGCCGAGCGGCGCAAGGTGAGGGTGGAGGTGGAGGTGCCCGAGGGCTTGCCCCCGCTGTCGGCGGACCCGGACCAGCTGCAGCAGGTGGTGCTCAACCTGGCCCTCAACGCGTGCGATGCGTGCGAGCCCGGGGGCTCGGTGCGCATCGCCGCCCACATGGAGGCGCCGGGCGAGCCAGGAGTCTGGAGCGGGGTGAGGGTGACGGTGCGGGACGATGGGTGCGGCATTCCACCGGAGAGCCTCAACCGCGTCTTCGACCCGTTCTTCACCACGAAGAAGCGCGGCCAGGGCACGGGACTGGGGCTGACGATGGTGGCTCAAATCGTCCGCAACCACGGGGGCCGCATCGAGCTGGAGAGCGAGCCCGGCCAGGGCACGTGCGTGACGCTGTGGTGGCCCGCCACGCCCGCGCCGAGCGAGGAGCGACATGCCGTCTGA